A stretch of Komagataella phaffii GS115 chromosome 2, complete sequence DNA encodes these proteins:
- a CDS encoding 60S ribosomal protein L10 — MARRPARCYRYCKNKPFPKSRYNRGVPDPKIRIYDLGRKKAAVDDFPLCVHLVSNEIEQLSSEALEAARICANKYITTQSGRDSFHLRIRVHPYHVLRINKMLSCAGADRLQQGMRGAWGKPHGLAARVTIGQILMSIRTKDSNKAVVIEGLRRSRYKFPGQQKIIISKKWGFTPLDREDYIVKRASGEIRDDGAYVKFLTKKGPLQENLEQFPDYNYAEAN, encoded by the coding sequence ATGGCTAGAAGACCAGCTAGATGTTACAGATACTGCAAGAACAAGCCGTTCCCAAAGTCCAGATACAACCGTGGTGTCCCAGATCCTAAGATCAGAATTTATGACTTGGGTAGAAAGAAGGCTGCTGTCGATGACTTCCCATTGTGTGTTCACTTGGTTTCCAACGAGATTGAGCAACTGTCTTCCGAGGCTTTGGAAGCCGCTCGTATCTGTGCTAACAAGTACATTACCACACAATCTGGTAGAGATTCATTCCACTTGAGAATCAGAGTCCACCCATACCATGTCTTACGTATCAACAAGATGTTGTCTTGTGCCGGTGCCGATAGATTGCAACAAGGTATGAGAGGTGCTTGGGGTAAGCCACACGGTTTGGCCGCTCGTGTCACCATTGGTCAAATTCTGATGTCTATCAGAACCAAGGACTCTAACAAGGCCGTCGTTATTGAGGGTCTCAGAAGATCCCGTTACAAGTTCCCAGGTCAACAAAAGATCATTATCTCCAAGAAGTGGGGTTTCACTCCACTGGACCGTGAGGACTACATTGTCAAGAGAGCTAGTGGTGAGATCAGAGACGATGGTGCTTACGTCAAGTTCCTGACCAAGAAGGGTCCTTTGCAAGAGAACTTGGAGCAATTCCCAGACTACAACTACGCCGAGGCTAATTAG